The segment AGATTGCACCACTTTACGAAGGCAAGGACATCACAACATTCAAAGAAATGGCAGATAGAGTAGATAAAACAACAAGTCCATCTACTGGTAAAAAATACCACACTGCTATTCGTTATGGTGTTACTCAAGCATGTTTGGATGCAGTAGCTAAGAGCAAAACAAAATTAATGGCTCAAGTAATTGCCGATGAATACGGAGTAACTATCTCTGATAAAATGATTCCTATTTTCTCTCAATCGGGAGATGATCGCTATCTTAACGTGGACAAAATGATTATTAAAGGTGTTGACGTATTGCCACATGCTTTATTTAATCATGTTGAAACTAAAGTAGGCTTCAAGGGAGAAAAAATTAAAGAATACTTGACTTGGTTGAAAGATAGAATCGTAACTCACAAACCTTATGATTCTTATAAACCAGCAATTCATATTGACGTTTATGGAACTTTAAGTATTGTATTCAATAACGATCTAGAAAAAATTGCAAATTATATTGGTGAATTAGCTGAAATAGTTGCTCCATTCGAACTTCGTGTTGAAGGTCCAGTTGATATGGATGGTAAAGTAGATCAAATCAAGGCGTTAAGTACTCTTCGTAAATTGTTAGATGATCACAAGACTCCTGCTAAAATTGTAGCAGACGAATGGTGTAATACTTTGGAAGATATCAAAGACTTTACATTAGCTAAAGCTGGTCATATGATCCAAATTAAAACTCCAGACTTAGGTGGTATCAATAATGCTATCGAAGCTGTAATCTTCTGTAACAAAGAAGGTGTTGATGCTTATTTGGGTGGTACTTGTAACGAAACAAACCGTTCTTCAGAAGTTTGTGCAAACATTGCTATGGCAACATCTCCTATCCAATACCTTGCAAAACCAGGTATGGGTGTTGACGAAGGCTATATGATTGTATTCAATGAAATGAGTAGAATCTTAGCACTTAAAAACAAACTTTAATTTGTAAACCTTTAAAAATAGATACTTATGAAAGAGTTGAGAATTCTATCTACAACCGCTATATTAGGCTATGGGTTCCCCATAGAATCATTCCAAGCAGGAATGGAACGTAAACCAGATGTTATTGCTGTGGACGCAGGTTCTACAGACCCGGGTCCTTATTATTTAGGTGCTGGTATATCATTTACAGATCCTAATGCTGTAAAGCGTGATTTGGAAATAATGATACCTGCAGGGCTTGAAAATAAAGTACCTGTAATCATTGGTTCGGCTGGTGGTTCTGGAGGAAGACCTCACGTAGAGTTAACTTTAAATATAATCAAGGAGATTGCTAAAGAAAAGAAGTTAAACTTTAAATTGGCAATTATTCAATCAGAGTTTGATAAAGATTTTATCAAAGCTGAATTGAAAAAAGGAAATGTAACTCCTTTGGCTCCTGCAAAACCAATTACAGAAAAAGATGTTGATGAATCAGTTCGTATCGTAGCTCAAATGGGTGAAGAACCATTTATCAAAGCTCTAGAAAGTGGTGCAGATGTTATATTAGCTGGTCGTTCTTATGACCCTTCTGTTTTTGCTTCTCTAGCTGTGAAAAACGGTTTTGATAAGGGCTTAGCTCTTCACTTAGGAAAGATCCTTGAGTGTGCAGCAATTACTTGTTTGCCAGGTAGTGGTAGCGATTGTATGTTTGGTTATTTACGTGAAGACGGCTTTATTCTTGAGCCATTGTCTCCTCTACGTAAATGTACTACTCTGTCGGTAGCTGCTCATACGCTATATGAAAAAACTAATCCATATATCCTTCCTGGTCCAGGGGGTGCTCTAAACTTACATGATACTAAATTTACTCAGGTAGATGATAATAAGGTACATGTAACAGGTACAAAATTCGTTCCTACAGATGAGTATTTTGTAAAACTTGAAGGTGTTCGTAAGGTAGGTTATCGTACTATCTCTTGTGCTGCAACTAAAGACCCAATCATGATTAGCAAGATAGATGATATCGTTGTTAATGTGAAGAAGAGAGTTGAAGATAACTTTAAGCATTATGGCATGAAGTTCTTCTTAGATTTTAAAATCTATGGTAAGAATGGTGTTATGTCTATGTTTAAGGGTATTGAAGGTGAGACAGGTGATGAATTACTAATTATTATTGAGGCTGTTGCTGATACTCAACAACATGCTGATACGATTTGTGGCTTTGCAAGAAGTACTATGCTTCACTATGGTTATGAAGGACGTATTTCTACTGCTGGTAACTTGGCTTTCCCATTCTCACCATCAGATTGTCACGTGGGTGAAGTGTTCGAATTTAATGTTTATCACTTATTAAAAGTGGCAGACCCTGTATCGCTATTCCCAATCGAATACATTAATTTTTAAATAAGGAGGAGAAATTATGGAATATAAGTTAATGGATGTGGCTTCAGTAATTCGTAGTAAGAATTCAGGCCCATATGAACTCACTTTCGATATCATTTTTAAAGATTTCGATATGTACAATAAGGCTAAAGAGGCTCAGATAATGAATAAAAAAGTTTTTGCTCCTCTTTATAATATCCCTGAATCAGATATTATTAGTCTTGTATATTTTGATCCAGCTAAGGCTATCAAAATAACTATTGTTCGTCCTATTCCATCAGGATCACTTGGTGAAACTGATGTTTATGGAGCTCAACAACATGCTCCTTTAATGAAGTTTCAGTTTAAACTATAATAAAGTATGCGAAATCTCTTACAAGAATATTCGGTCTCTTCGCAGTATTATGCTCCCAGAGGCAAGGAGAGGCTAATCTTCTTGGGGGAACAAATTGCGCATCAACATTTACACTATAACGATAAATTAATCGGAATAGTAGGAGATGCTGGTTCTGGAAAATCATCCCTTATCAAAGGGATGTTTCCAGGACTGGAACTCTCTAATGATGATGATGTCATGAATCCGCGCAAAATAATGCAGGCTAGAAACCCCTTTGAAGATCTAACGGATGCATCAACTTATCATATTGACGTGCGCTTTCAAATGGCATTCGTTCAGATGCACGAAATCGTTGATTTCGTTAAAAGGGTTTTAGCTCAAAACCGCAGGGTAATCATAGAACATTTCAATCTATTATATCCCGCTTTAGGAATGAATGCTGATATTATTGTGGGCATTGGGGAAGAGATTATTGTTACTCGTCCTAGTGTTTTTGGTCCGCTACCTGAAAGCATTTATACCATTGTTCATCAATCTCAGAAGTATCGTAAGATGGCTCACTCAGCTGAGGAACTTACTATGCTAGTGTTGGAAGATGAAATGGGTGTCTTTACTGATTTCTATTACAGTTCGGATGTACGTTGTGGATTCTTATTACGCTTTTACAATGAAATAGATCTCGACTTTAATTATCTAGCTGATCGTATTCATGAGTTAATTGCTATGAATCTTCCTATAGCCTATTATGATGAAGAACACATCAAAGTAGGTGAAAGGGTTCTTCCTTGTGATGGAGCTCGTATTCATGTGCGCAATACATCGGAAATAGAAGATTTCTATCTTGTGCGAAAGTTTATTTACGACTCTAAAACTAAAACATATTGTTTAGTAGGGTTAATAGGCGATGTTGATAGTGATCTTTCCAATCGCAATACCATTCACTTTTTTAAACGAAGTAATAACGATTAATCTATATGAGACAAATAAATGTATCTCAAGTTACCGACTTGGTAGAAAAGCTTTGTATTGAAGCCAACACAGTATTGGCTGCTGATATTAAAAGCTGTCTGAAGATGCGTGCTCAAAAAGAGGAATCTCCATTGGGAAGAGGTATTCTAAATACCTTGATAGAAAATGCTGAGATTGCTAAGGCTGAGTGCAGTCCGATGTGCCAAGATACAGGTATGACTGTAGTATTTGTTACTATGGGACAAGATGTTCAGCTAGTTGGAGGCTTTTTAGAAGATGCCATCAATCAAGGTGTTCGTCAAGGTTATACCAAGGGATATCTGAGAAAATCTGTTGTTAAAGATCCATTGGATCGTGTAAATACTAAAGATAATACACCAGCAGTGATTCACTATGAATTAGTACCTGGTGATACTTTCAAAATAACAGTTGCTCCAAAAGGTTTTGGTAGCGAAAATAAGAGTCAGTTAAAGATGCTTGTACCGAGCCAAGGTATTGAAGGAGTAAAAGATTTTATTCTTCAAGTAGTTTCTGAAGCAGGAGCTAATCCTTGTCCACCTATCATTGTAGGTGTAGGTATTGGTGGTACTTTAGAGAGATGTGCTTATTTGAGCAAAAAAGCTTTATTACGCCCTGTTGGTTCAAAGAATGAAAACCCCATGCTGAATGATTTGGAGGAAGAACTTCTTGAGAAAATTAATAAATTAGGTATCGGACCTGCTGGATTTGGTGGAACTACCACAGCGATGGCCGTACATATATTAACTAACGCTACGCATATAGCAGGTCTTCCTGTTTCTGTAAATATTGGTTGCCATGCTACGCGTCATGCTGATGGAGCACTATAGGAGGGGAGTATGGAAGAAAGAATTGAATTAACAACGCCTTTGACAGATAAAGATGTATCTAAGCTTAAAGCAGGAGATATGGCTTACCTTTCAGGTGTAATTTATACAGCAAGAGATGCTGCTCATCAACGTTTATGTGATGATTTGGATGCTGGTAAACCTATGCCTTTCGATTTTGAAGGTTCTGTAGTTTATTATGCGGGTCCATGTCCAGCAAAACCTGGTAAACCTATCGGATCTGTAGGACCAACAACTGGTGGAAGAATGGATAAATTCTCTCCCCAATTGATTGAAGAAGGTCTTCGATTTATGGTAGGAAAAGGTTTGAGAGATGAAAACGTTATTGAAAGTATAGTTCAACATAAAGGGCTATATTTTGCTGCCATTGGTGGTGCTGCTGCTTTAATGGCAAAATGTGTTCAAGAGGCAGAAGTTATCGCTTATGATGACTTAGGTCCAGAAGCCATTAGAAAACTAGTGGTAAAGGACTTGCCTGTTATTGTTGCTATCGATAGTCTCGGCGAAAACTATTACGAGAAAGGTCGAGCAACATATGCTAAGTAGTTTAAAGTAAATTAATGTACATCAGTACATTAGAAGGGAGTAATTACCAGTCCTAATTACTCCCTTTTTTATGCTCAAAAATCAATTATAAAAATATTTAACAAGAGCGAGAGTCTTTCGATTTGTGTTTTTCGTATCTTTGTAGTACTTATGAATAAAGATATTATAAAGCAAGCTATGCAGGAGTTAGGCATCGATGAGCTTACTCCTTTACAGCAAAAGACTATCAATCTGGCTATTGATAAACGTGATTTAATTGTTTTATCGCCTACTGGTTCAGGTAAAACATTGGCTTATTTACTTCCTTTACTTTTGAACTTGAAAGAGAATAAGCCTAAAAAGATATCTACGCTTATCCTTGTCCCTTCTCGTGAATTAGCTCAGCAGGTCAATAGAGTTTTCTCTTCTTTGAAATCGGGATTTAACTCTGTTTGTGCCTATGGTGGTCATTCTATTCAAGAAGAAAAAAACAGCTTGCTGACTGGTAGCCCTCATGTTCTAGTGGGTACTCCTGGTCGTATCCTCGATCATATGAACAGAGGGAATGTAGATGTTTCCGACATTGAATTATTGATTATAGATGAGTTTGATAAATCTCTAGAACTGGGTTTCCATGAAGATATGGCTGAGATAATTCATCTTCTACCTGCCTTGAAACGTCGATTTCTGCTCTCTGCCACCGATGCTAAAGAAATACCTCAGTTTACTGGAGTAGGAAGAGTTGCACGTTTAGATTTTCTGGATGAGAAGGATGAGCTAGCGAGTCGTATTCAACTGATGCAGGTGCATTCTCCAGGAAAAGATAAATTAGAGACGCTTTTAAAACTTTTATGTACCATTGGAGCAGAATCTTCAATCGTATTTTGTAATCATCGTGAGTCTGTCGATCGTATTCACCAATATCTTGAAAAGAATAAAATAGCTTCCGTTCCTTTTCATGGAGGGCTAGAGCAAGATATGCGCGAAAGTGGATTGTTTAAGTTTAGTAACGGATCAGCTTATACGTTAATAGCGACAGATCTTGCTGCACGAGGACTTGATATCCCCGAAGTAGAACATGTAATTCACTATCACTTACCACTCAATGAAGAAGCTTTTACCCATAGAAATGGGAGAACAGCACGTTGGCAGGCAGAAGGTACTTCGTATGTGATTTTACATGAAGAAGAAATTCTTCCTGAATTTATCAAAGAAGAAGTTCCTACCTATGAATTTCAACAGTCTATTCCTGCCCCAGCAGAGTCAGAATGGGTTACTCTCTACGTGGGTAAAGGAAAAAAAGATAAAGTAAATGTAATTGATATTGTCGGCTTCATGCACAAGACAGGGCGTCTGACTAAAGGGGATGTTGGTAAAATAATGGTTAAAGACCATTTTTCTTATGTTGCTGTTCAGCGTAAAAAAGTAAAACAACTCTTACAATTGATTCGGAATGAAAAGATTAAGGGGATGAAAACGATCTTCCAAGAGGCGTATTAATTGAATATCTATACAAAATATATAAGGTTGGTAAATTATCATTATGATATTTACTAACCTTTTTTGAAATCAAAACGTTATTAATATAAGTGTTTGTGTGTAAAAAATGAGTTAATTATTTGAAATAGACTTATCTTTTACTACATTCGTGATTTAATCTATCTTTAGATAGATAATAAGAATACAAAAATTAGAAGAATAAAATGGTAAAGCACAATTTCTATGCAGGCCCTTCTATTTTACCTCGTGAAGTAATAGAAGCAACAGCAGAAGCTGTATTAAATTTGAATGGTTCCGGATTATCAGTCCTTGAAATCAGTCATCGATCGAAGGATTTTCAAGCTGTAATAGATGAAGCGCGTTCGTTATTCCATGAATTGCTATCCATTCCGCAAGGCTATACTGTTTTATTTTTGGGTGGTGGTGCTAGTATGGAATTCTGTCGAGTTCCATTTAATTTTTTAAAGAAGAAAGCTGCTTACTTAGATACCGGTGTTTGGGCTCACAAAGCCATCAAAGAAGCAAAAGCTTTTGGCGAAGTGGATATCACAGCCTCTTCAGAGGATAAAAAGTATAGCTATTTGCCCAAGAATTTTAAAATACCTGCTGATGCAGATTATTTGCATTTCACTACAAATAATACAGTCTATGGAACAGAATACTTTGAGGATTTTGATTCTCCCATACCTTTGGTAGCAGATATGTCATCAGATATTTTTTCTAGACCGATAGATGTATCCAAGTATATTTGTATTTATGGTGGTGCTCAAAAGAATTTAGCTCCTTCAGGTTTATCTTTTGTAATTGTGAAAGACGATGCTTTGGAAAAAGTAGATCGTTATATTCCTACTATGTTGAATTATAAAGTGCATGTAGATAAGGAATCTATGTTTAATACACCTCCCGTATTGCCTATTTATTCAGCATTAATGACATTGCGCTGGATCAAAAAACAAGGTGGAGTAAAAGTGATGGAACAAAGAGCAATAGATCGTGCTCATCTTCTTTATGGTGAAATAGA is part of the Bacteroides coprosuis DSM 18011 genome and harbors:
- a CDS encoding methylaspartate ammonia-lyase (COGs: COG3799 Methylaspartate ammonia-lyase~InterPro IPR022665:IPR022662:IPR006395~KEGG: tde:TDE2235 methylaspartate ammonia-lyase~PFAM: Methylaspartate ammonia-lyase, C-terminal; Methylaspartate ammonia-lyase, N-terminal~PRIAM: Methylaspartate ammonia-lyase~SPTR: Methylaspartate ammonia-lyase;~TIGRFAM: Methylaspartate ammonia-lyase~IMG reference gene:2504106833~PFAM: Methylaspartate ammonia-lyase C-terminus; Methylaspartate ammonia-lyase N-terminus~TIGRFAM: methylaspartate ammonia-lyase), translated to MKIKKVICAPGKTGFYFDDQKAIKQGAKNDGAFYLGEPVTPGFTSVRQAGESISVLFILENGAIAHGDCAAVQYSGAGGRDPLFLAENFIPLIEKEIAPLYEGKDITTFKEMADRVDKTTSPSTGKKYHTAIRYGVTQACLDAVAKSKTKLMAQVIADEYGVTISDKMIPIFSQSGDDRYLNVDKMIIKGVDVLPHALFNHVETKVGFKGEKIKEYLTWLKDRIVTHKPYDSYKPAIHIDVYGTLSIVFNNDLEKIANYIGELAEIVAPFELRVEGPVDMDGKVDQIKALSTLRKLLDDHKTPAKIVADEWCNTLEDIKDFTLAKAGHMIQIKTPDLGGINNAIEAVIFCNKEGVDAYLGGTCNETNRSSEVCANIAMATSPIQYLAKPGMGVDEGYMIVFNEMSRILALKNKL
- a CDS encoding hypothetical protein (KEGG: drm:Dred_1876 hypothetical protein~SPTR: Putative uncharacterized protein;~IMG reference gene:2504106834~PFAM: Protein of unknown function (DUF1446)), with protein sequence MKELRILSTTAILGYGFPIESFQAGMERKPDVIAVDAGSTDPGPYYLGAGISFTDPNAVKRDLEIMIPAGLENKVPVIIGSAGGSGGRPHVELTLNIIKEIAKEKKLNFKLAIIQSEFDKDFIKAELKKGNVTPLAPAKPITEKDVDESVRIVAQMGEEPFIKALESGADVILAGRSYDPSVFASLAVKNGFDKGLALHLGKILECAAITCLPGSGSDCMFGYLREDGFILEPLSPLRKCTTLSVAAHTLYEKTNPYILPGPGGALNLHDTKFTQVDDNKVHVTGTKFVPTDEYFVKLEGVRKVGYRTISCAATKDPIMISKIDDIVVNVKKRVEDNFKHYGMKFFLDFKIYGKNGVMSMFKGIEGETGDELLIIIEAVADTQQHADTICGFARSTMLHYGYEGRISTAGNLAFPFSPSDCHVGEVFEFNVYHLLKVADPVSLFPIEYINF
- a CDS encoding hypothetical protein (KEGG: aar:Acear_0482 hypothetical protein~SPTR: Putative uncharacterized protein;~IMG reference gene:2504106835) — protein: MEYKLMDVASVIRSKNSGPYELTFDIIFKDFDMYNKAKEAQIMNKKVFAPLYNIPESDIISLVYFDPAKAIKITIVRPIPSGSLGETDVYGAQQHAPLMKFQFKL
- a CDS encoding hypothetical protein (KEGG: dhd:Dhaf_4390 hypothetical protein~SPTR: Putative uncharacterized protein;~IMG reference gene:2504106836), yielding MRNLLQEYSVSSQYYAPRGKERLIFLGEQIAHQHLHYNDKLIGIVGDAGSGKSSLIKGMFPGLELSNDDDVMNPRKIMQARNPFEDLTDASTYHIDVRFQMAFVQMHEIVDFVKRVLAQNRRVIIEHFNLLYPALGMNADIIVGIGEEIIVTRPSVFGPLPESIYTIVHQSQKYRKMAHSAEELTMLVLEDEMGVFTDFYYSSDVRCGFLLRFYNEIDLDFNYLADRIHELIAMNLPIAYYDEEHIKVGERVLPCDGARIHVRNTSEIEDFYLVRKFIYDSKTKTYCLVGLIGDVDSDLSNRNTIHFFKRSNND
- a CDS encoding hydro-lyase, Fe-S type, tartrate/fumarate subfamily, alpha subunit (COGs: COG1951 Tartrate dehydratase alpha subunit/Fumarate hydratase class I N-terminal domain~InterPro IPR004646~KEGG: amt:Amet_3413 fumarate hydratase~PFAM: Fe-S hydro-lyase, tartrate dehydratase alpha-type, catalytic domain~PRIAM: Fumarate hydratase~SPTR: Fumarate hydratase, alpha subunit;~TIGRFAM: Fe-S hydro-lyase, tartrate dehydratase alpha-type, catalytic domain~IMG reference gene:2504106837~PFAM: Fumarate hydratase (Fumerase)~TIGRFAM: hydro-lyases, Fe-S type, tartrate/fumarate subfamily, alpha region), which encodes MRQINVSQVTDLVEKLCIEANTVLAADIKSCLKMRAQKEESPLGRGILNTLIENAEIAKAECSPMCQDTGMTVVFVTMGQDVQLVGGFLEDAINQGVRQGYTKGYLRKSVVKDPLDRVNTKDNTPAVIHYELVPGDTFKITVAPKGFGSENKSQLKMLVPSQGIEGVKDFILQVVSEAGANPCPPIIVGVGIGGTLERCAYLSKKALLRPVGSKNENPMLNDLEEELLEKINKLGIGPAGFGGTTTAMAVHILTNATHIAGLPVSVNIGCHATRHADGAL
- a CDS encoding hydro-lyase, Fe-S type, tartrate/fumarate subfamily, beta subunit (COGs: COG1838 Tartrate dehydratase beta subunit/Fumarate hydratase class I C-terminal domain~InterPro IPR004647~KEGG: amt:Amet_3412 tartrate/fumarate subfamily Fe-S type hydro-lyase beta subunit~PFAM: Fe-S hydro-lyase, tartrate dehydratase beta-type, catalytic domain~PRIAM: Fumarate hydratase~SPTR: Fumarate hydratase, class I;~TIGRFAM: Fe-S hydro-lyase, tartrate dehydratase beta-type, catalytic domain~IMG reference gene:2504106838~PFAM: Fumarase C-terminus~TIGRFAM: hydro-lyases, Fe-S type, tartrate/fumarate subfamily, beta region) — encoded protein: MEERIELTTPLTDKDVSKLKAGDMAYLSGVIYTARDAAHQRLCDDLDAGKPMPFDFEGSVVYYAGPCPAKPGKPIGSVGPTTGGRMDKFSPQLIEEGLRFMVGKGLRDENVIESIVQHKGLYFAAIGGAAALMAKCVQEAEVIAYDDLGPEAIRKLVVKDLPVIVAIDSLGENYYEKGRATYAK
- a CDS encoding DEAD/DEAH box helicase domain protein (COGs: COG0513 Superfamily II DNA and RNA helicase~InterPro IPR014001:IPR001650:IPR011545:IPR005580~KEGG: bth:BT_1154 ATP-independent RNA helicase~PFAM: DNA/RNA helicase, DEAD/DEAH box type, N-terminal; Helicase, C-terminal; DbpA, RNA-binding~SMART: DEAD-like helicase, N-terminal; Helicase, C-terminal~SPTR: ATP-dependent RNA helicase;~IMG reference gene:2504106839~PFAM: Helicase conserved C-terminal domain; DbpA RNA binding domain; DEAD/DEAH box helicase), with the translated sequence MNKDIIKQAMQELGIDELTPLQQKTINLAIDKRDLIVLSPTGSGKTLAYLLPLLLNLKENKPKKISTLILVPSRELAQQVNRVFSSLKSGFNSVCAYGGHSIQEEKNSLLTGSPHVLVGTPGRILDHMNRGNVDVSDIELLIIDEFDKSLELGFHEDMAEIIHLLPALKRRFLLSATDAKEIPQFTGVGRVARLDFLDEKDELASRIQLMQVHSPGKDKLETLLKLLCTIGAESSIVFCNHRESVDRIHQYLEKNKIASVPFHGGLEQDMRESGLFKFSNGSAYTLIATDLAARGLDIPEVEHVIHYHLPLNEEAFTHRNGRTARWQAEGTSYVILHEEEILPEFIKEEVPTYEFQQSIPAPAESEWVTLYVGKGKKDKVNVIDIVGFMHKTGRLTKGDVGKIMVKDHFSYVAVQRKKVKQLLQLIRNEKIKGMKTIFQEAY
- a CDS encoding Phosphoserine aminotransferase (COGs: COG1932 Phosphoserine aminotransferase~HAMAP: Phosphoserine aminotransferase~InterPro IPR022278:IPR000192~KEGG: bfs:BF2072 phosphoserine aminotransferase~PFAM: Aminotransferase, class V/Cysteine desulfurase~PRIAM: Phosphoserine transaminase~SPTR: Phosphoserine aminotransferase;~IMG reference gene:2504106840~PFAM: Aminotransferase class-V~TIGRFAM: phosphoserine aminotransferase), whose protein sequence is MVKHNFYAGPSILPREVIEATAEAVLNLNGSGLSVLEISHRSKDFQAVIDEARSLFHELLSIPQGYTVLFLGGGASMEFCRVPFNFLKKKAAYLDTGVWAHKAIKEAKAFGEVDITASSEDKKYSYLPKNFKIPADADYLHFTTNNTVYGTEYFEDFDSPIPLVADMSSDIFSRPIDVSKYICIYGGAQKNLAPSGLSFVIVKDDALEKVDRYIPTMLNYKVHVDKESMFNTPPVLPIYSALMTLRWIKKQGGVKVMEQRAIDRAHLLYGEIDRNSMFEGTVAHEDRSRMNVRFVLKPEYQSLEGEFLKFADERGIVGIKGHRITGGFRASLYNAMPMSSVQVLVDCMKEFEKLNS